The sequence ACATATTTGTGTATATCAAACAGCTTTGGATTTAATAAAAAATGGCCATAATGTTACGCTAATTGATGAGTGTATTAGTTCTAGAGATCCAAAAAATAAATCCCTTGCATATGCAAATTTAAAAAATATAAGTGTAAAACCACTTGAAATGGTAGCATTTGAATTACTTAAAAGTGCTGAACACTCAAGCTTTAAGGCTATTTCAAAATTGATAAAATAGTTTTATTATTTTCTTTAGTGATAACAAATTGCCACTAAAGAAAATAAGTTTTACTAATATTGCAAGAGATAAAAGCAGCAGTTAGAACTAACAAATTTAACTATATTTACTCCATATCATAGCTATCTTCTTCGTCTTCATTATCATATGAATAGTCGTTTTCATCATAGTTGTAGCTACGATGGCTATCTTTGTAGCCATCATCGTAGTCATCATACTCATCATAATCTAGATCTTCATTTAGGTCATCATCATATATTTTAGACACTTTTTTCTCCTTTATAAATTTGAATTTTTGGGATGGATTCTATATATAGACTTCTGCTAGGGAAAGCAAAACTCGCATCATCATATCGCTCTACTATCTCCATTATTTTTAGCATTACATCCTCTTTGGTAGCTAGATACTCGCCCCAAATCACGCTTTTGCTAAAGCAATATATCAAAATATTTATAGAGTTATCGCCAAACTCATCAAGTACTACAAAAAGATTGCTCTTATATCCATCTAGGTCATCGACTGAAACCATACTTTGGCGATATTTTATCCGTGCGTCATTGCTATTTAGAGCACTATCTATACCGCTTTTAGCGATGCCGGGGTGATTTAAAAGCATCTGTTTTATATCATTTATGCAGTTTTGGATACTCTCTTTGCTTGTAGTGTAGCTTAGGCCGACTTGCATTTTGATTTGACGACCGACTTTGCGGCGATTCCAGTTTTTGATACTTTCGCTCATAATTTTTGAATTTGGTACAAATACCAAGGCATTATCAAAAGTCCTAATAGTGGTTTTTCTAAGTCCGACTTCTACTACGGTGCCTTCTATCCCAGCACAAACTATCCAATCCCCTTGACTAAATGAGCTATCAAAAAGCAGTAAAATCGAGGCAAAAAAGTTGGCTATAATATCCTTTGTTGCTAATGCTACGGCTAATCCACCAATACCAAGGGAGGCGATAATGGTGCTGATATCAAAGCCAATTTTGCTTAAAATTACCAAAATTGTAATGAGAATAACGATGAAATATAGCACTTTGATTATGAGATTTATCACCTCTTTTCGGCCTGATTTTTGAGCGATTTTAGATAATAGCATTATGCCATATCCATCAAGGGCACCTATCACAAACCACGCTATAACCACGCTATAAGCGATATCGAAGTAGTTTTTCATCTCTATATTTATGGTGGAGGGATAATAGGCAATTATCAAAGACAAATTCAAAGCATAAATAATAAAAAATGTAAATACCGGTAGCCTTATAGCAGCTACAAACTGCTCTTTAAATTGATTTTGCGTGTTTTGATAACGTGATAAGATGGTGATAAATATCCTATAAAGCAAAAGTGAAGTTAGTCTTGGTATTAAGATAAAAAATATACAAACTAAGATTATAATCGCTATTTTGCCGATATTTATAGAATTTGAGTTGAGGTTTAGAGATGAGTTTATCTTGTCAATTACGCTTTGTAAATTTAGGCTAGTTAGTACAAAATTGCTATCAAATAGTTCAGAATTATCCTTTAAATAGTTGAGAATTTCGCTATAAGTTTGCCTTTTTAGCTCTAAGGCGTCTATATCATCTTTATAAATTTGAGTTTGGTCTTGGCTTAGGGCTTTTATCTCTTGGTAGTTTGAGATTTGAATTTGAGTTATAGCATCTATCAAGGCTTCATCTGGAGTTTGGTCGTAGTCTTTGAAGGCTATTGAAATTTGAGACAGAGTTAGGTAGTAAATTTTGTCTAAATTTATAGATGCTAAATTTATTTGAGTTTTGATATAGTGATTAGAGCTAGGCTTATATTTTGCAAGCTCTTTATTTAGTACTTTTATGTATGAGTTTATCTGTGTTTGATTGAAGTCACTACTGCTAGTTATGAGTGCTGGTAGGCTCTTGATAAGGCTATCTTTTTCTTTTTGTAGAATGGATATCTCATCATTAATGCTAGCATTTTGCTCTTTTATTATGGTTAATTGAGAATTTAGCGATATGATTTTATCACTTACGCTAATTAGCTCATTTGATAATAAGATATTACAAAATAGATTAAAAATCAGTAAAAATTTGAGAGTAAATTTCTTCATAGTTGATGCTCTTTTCTAATAATTTAAAGCTTTTTGTAGTGTCATCATAGTTGTATAATTCTCCTGTTTCTATAATGTAGTGCCAACCATATAGTCTTAGCTCTTTGGCTTTGAGCTTGTCTATCACGCCTGGGAAGGTCATGATATTTTGAAGTGAGTTAATGATATTTAGCCTTTCAGTTACCCAAGCTCTTTTGGCTGGTGTTATATTCTTGTCTTTTAAAACTTCAGTTTTGATATCTTCAATTATCATAAGCCACTTTTTGACAATTGGTGTATTAGCTAGCTTATCATCGCTTTGATATAGCGCTTCGCAGCCACCGCAGTTGCTATGTCCGCAAACTATGATATTTTTAATCCCTAGAGTATGTATCGCATACTCAATAGCAGCCGTTGTAGCTAGAAATTCATCTACTAATCTATAATGCGGGACTATATTTGCGATATTTCGCACGACAAATAGCTCACCTGGCAGGGTATTGGTAATCAAATTTGGGACAACTCTAGAATCAGAACAACCGATAAATAGCGTGTGTGGCGCTTGTTTTTTGCTTAGATGTTCAAATAGCTCTTTGTGCTCTATGAAGT is a genomic window of Campylobacter devanensis containing:
- a CDS encoding carbonic anhydrase, producing the protein MEENFIEHKELFEHLSKKQAPHTLFIGCSDSRVVPNLITNTLPGELFVVRNIANIVPHYRLVDEFLATTAAIEYAIHTLGIKNIIVCGHSNCGGCEALYQSDDKLANTPIVKKWLMIIEDIKTEVLKDKNITPAKRAWVTERLNIINSLQNIMTFPGVIDKLKAKELRLYGWHYIIETGELYNYDDTTKSFKLLEKSINYEEIYSQIFTDF
- a CDS encoding mechanosensitive ion channel family protein; the protein is MKKFTLKFLLIFNLFCNILLSNELISVSDKIISLNSQLTIIKEQNASINDEISILQKEKDSLIKSLPALITSSSDFNQTQINSYIKVLNKELAKYKPSSNHYIKTQINLASINLDKIYYLTLSQISIAFKDYDQTPDEALIDAITQIQISNYQEIKALSQDQTQIYKDDIDALELKRQTYSEILNYLKDNSELFDSNFVLTSLNLQSVIDKINSSLNLNSNSINIGKIAIIILVCIFFILIPRLTSLLLYRIFITILSRYQNTQNQFKEQFVAAIRLPVFTFFIIYALNLSLIIAYYPSTINIEMKNYFDIAYSVVIAWFVIGALDGYGIMLLSKIAQKSGRKEVINLIIKVLYFIVILITILVILSKIGFDISTIIASLGIGGLAVALATKDIIANFFASILLLFDSSFSQGDWIVCAGIEGTVVEVGLRKTTIRTFDNALVFVPNSKIMSESIKNWNRRKVGRQIKMQVGLSYTTSKESIQNCINDIKQMLLNHPGIAKSGIDSALNSNDARIKYRQSMVSVDDLDGYKSNLFVVLDEFGDNSINILIYCFSKSVIWGEYLATKEDVMLKIMEIVERYDDASFAFPSRSLYIESIPKIQIYKGEKSV